A genomic stretch from Candidatus Methylomirabilota bacterium includes:
- a CDS encoding uracil-DNA glycosylase, translated as LLKTKMPLSKLRGKFHDYYGIPLLITYHPAYLLRNPNEKKTAWQDLQLLQRDYTRLTGRPLR; from the coding sequence CCTCCTGAAGACAAAGATGCCGCTCTCGAAGCTGCGTGGGAAGTTCCATGACTACTACGGCATTCCTCTGCTGATCACATACCACCCAGCGTATCTTTTGCGAAATCCCAACGAGAAAAAGACCGCCTGGCAGGACTTGCAACTTCTCCAGCGGGACTACACGCGTCTCACCGGCCGCCCCTTGCGATAA